The following is a genomic window from Daphnia magna isolate NIES linkage group LG4, ASM2063170v1.1, whole genome shotgun sequence.
AGACAAATTAGTGCCAACTATAATATAACAAAACATCCTAAAATCAAGACATGCAATATGAACAAACCGCCTATGTTATAACATCTAATAAGAACCTTCTTGTTCAGTGAATATTTCCGACGAGGAGGAAGGGCCATTCCAAGTGGATGAATACTGGGAACTCATgttaattttgtatttgcGACACACGTCCAAGGGTTTCCACACAATTGGGCATGTCAGCTCACTAGTTGGCAATGTCAAGGAGAACAAATTTCCCTCTCCTATAGGCTGTTTGAAACAACTGCGAGGAATAACGACAGTTGCGTTCGCTTTTTCCCCTTTGTCTACCATTCCATCCTTGAAATCAAAAGCCAGGGCAGGTATAAGCAGAAATCACTCGGGAATTAACAACAGAATGCTAAACGCTTAAAGTATTACTTGAAATATTTCCAAGTTGAGAGATGTTAACTGCGGCGCGCATCCAGAATTGTCTTCCCAATTCAGCGTCAATGAACTTGAACGTGCGGAGGCGCTTATCAATGGTTTCAAATGAGCCTTCTCGTTCAACTgcagggaaaaaaagagaaaaaattttattgtacATAGGCATTACATCTAGTAAATAACATCAACTAATAAACACTCTTTTGACCTTTGGAGGGATGACGAGTTCCGTTTGCATCGCTTTCCCCGCGAGTGATTGGTAATTTATAACGACTTCCACAATGTAAGAGCGACATTGTGTCAGATTTTTGGTCAACGAAAAGGCACACGCTTTACCTCTGCTAGTTGAAGATGAAAAAGGTGAGGCGAGGTTAATCGAATGCCAGGTTTTAGCAATCTTTTTGATACACTTTTGAGGCACAAAGATGGGAGCTTCCAATGGCACTTTGTATCCATCAGCGGATTCATAAATCTTAATCCTCACACCTGAGCTAACTTTAACACATTCCGCTGAAGGTACAGACCattcgatttttaaaatgtctttaGTGAACAGAGCTGTTATTTGTGGAAGCGGTTCGTAATATGGCTCAGGATCTGAATAAATTGATACGTTAATCATAAGATAATTCAATTTGTCTGTGTAGCTTTTGGCTATTTACCAGTCAAATTGATGTCCACTAGATGGGCCAACGAACATTTAACGGCTCTCTTAAGATTAGCCACtgcaaagtttttttcttgtttctgtcCATCTAGAACtcaaaaagataaaagaataTCCATCAGTTACttgcaaaataaataagaaacgTTAGAATAATATcatgatttttctttaatcagCTTACCTTCCTTATGAGTACCATTACTCACAGATGGGGCCTTTGTGCTTGAGGAATAGATGGTAGAATTTAAAGACAGAATCGATGTGAATGTCGGATCCTCCTCCAATATTTCCTTTATTGGTGCAAACACATCACTAGTTTGGCTCAATATGGCTAAGGCTATCTTCTTAACAGCCATTTCCATGGCCTCTAACCGGGGATTAAATAATTTGGAACATTCTACCACATTGCAAATAGCTGCAGGTTTAGCGTCATCAGCATTATCCTCTTGTTCCTCAGATCTAGCTAAAGCGATTAAAAAGTAAAGGACAATTATTCGATACCACAATTTCATGGCACATTCACTAGAAAATGTTAACGTTGCTAAGTATAATGAAAACTTGAAGAGACTACTGTTCTTGCTGCTTGATGCAAGACTGTTCTTGGTCTGAAACACTGACGCATACAGGCCACGCTTTGATACGCAGCACTTGCATGAAACATATACACACCGCCTTGCACTATAATATCAAATTCTTGCTTCCACGAGCTACTGGAGAACGATAGCACTGGTTTCAAGTTACTCAACATAATCAACTGGTCTCTTCTTCTAAAAATTATAGAAAGAAGAAGCCGAAGTTGCTATGATTTTGGCGATTCTTTGTAGGCCATCTTACGTCAAGCTTAATAGAAAACTTAGGATAATATTTACAATGCTGATTTTGTTGCTGTAAGTTCACACGTTTTGAAATTTCGGTTATAGGTCCTGTTTCGACTTTAGCCACATTGCAGCGGTAACATAAGTTCTTCATGGAAAATCGCATGAACACCATTTGCAGAAGTGTTCAAAGCCGTTTACAATCAGAATTTAAACTACGTTAACGTATAATTAATTTAAGCAATAGGATGGAATTACCTCAAAGCCAAAAGCCACTCGGTTTTCAACAATTCTAAGCGTGACCCGACTGTTCTGTTTGCACGTAGTCACGTGAGGAGGGACACGCAGGAATGACATCCGATACGTATGAACCAAGTATGACTGTACACTAGAGAACCAGAAACAATCATACCTTGATGTTACTTGACCTGCATTTAAGAATTCAATTTCTCTAAACGGCTTCAAACTCTGAAACCTTGTAGAGGTGGCATGAATATAAATAGCGACAAAAGTCGGAAGATAGAATTGTCTTGTttctgcaacagcagcaaacacACGTCGTTGGCCCACAAAAACCTCAAGGTTAGTTATTTAAGTTATTTTGCCTTTATTTTGCCAAAGCTAcacaattttctctttaaagaAATTACGTAGTGCCTTAAATCGCAAGACAATCTGAAAATTTCGTTTGTAGCCATATTTGATAATGAAGCACGTAAGAGAAAGACACTGTAAATAGTAAATGGAAAACTAGGTTCACTGCTGCCACTGTAGGACCACCAACTGGTCTTCAATTCAGTAAAGATCTTTCGCACCGTCAAAAAAGATACTGTTGTCTTTCTTGCATTTCACACATTACATCAGCTGTCATTAGAGAGGTCAAACAGAATCTCacgagaaaaaacaaaagaataaccTAAGCACTGCCATAGGTTTACGCAACCGTAGTTGTAAGGAAGGAACGTTGGACTTAATGCTTTGACATTTAACACCAGATTTCCAGTTTTATtttaacttaattttcttcAAATCGTTCTTCCTCGGCACTGCATCATCCATCTGATTCAGCACATCACTAATTTGTTTCtacattttttccccctataaAGGCACAATGAGTTCTCCAATGAATCAATCTGGCTCTCCAGGTAAACAAAGGATTTAAttaatgttttaaaatagatttttgATTCTCCTAAAACTGTACATGTTTCAGGTATGTTGCGTCGTTCAACGATGAATCAACAAGGATCGCCAAGTAAATGGAATAAAACTAACAGAAATAATAGTGAAAGCTATCTAACTTGAATACTAAACATTTTACAGTCATGTTACGTCATTCCATGAGCGGCAATTCCGGATTGAACAATTTGGCGCATTCGTCGAGCTTTTCTCGTCGCATTAATGACCAAGATGGTATGGGCAACAACGCCGGAGCTCGTTCAGGTGGCAATAGTGCGGCCTATCGCGCTTCTTTGGTATCGCACTACGCCGAAGACTTAGATAGACGTCGTCGCGCTGAACGAGCTGTCGAAGAAAAGCTAACCGACGGAAGTAATTTTACCATTCACTTGATTGTATTTAACAGAAGGCATTCATGACATTTTGTTCATCTTCATTCAAAGTGCCTTCAGACAATTTGAAGATCGATTCTGTTGAGCTGTTTGCTAGAGACAATGCCCGGGAACATCGTACCGACCGTTACGAAGCCGTTCTCGATTCTGGCCGTGTAATTCTAATTGATTGTAATCCAGCTATTCTGCATTTGTACGAAACTAATTTTGTACCATTTAATAGGAGATTGGGTCACCATCTACCATGGCTATGTCTAGGTCGATGACGAATATGGCATCGATGCCGTCGATGGATTATCGTGCATCGTCTTCGCCGTCTACGGCAGTTCTCCGTCGTGGCCAGCCATTTTTCATGGCTGTGCGCATGAAGGACCGCAGCTTTGACCCTCGTCGCGACGTTCTACGTGCAGTGTTTACTTTCGGTATTAAGATTAAAATGATTACAATTAAGCGATTGCttaacccccttttttttgttaggcCCGAATCCGCAAGTAACTAAGGGAAGCAAAGTTGTTTTGCCTTTCCGCATGAATCAGCGCGAATTCACCCGAGCTCCACAGAAATGGGACATGAGGGTCCATCAGCATGAGGGTTTCAACATCGCTCTTCAAgtaaaatgaattaaaagtTCAATTAATCTGTTGCTCTTTTCATAATTTATACCTTGCTATGGTACGCAGATTCATATTCCTGCAAACGCACTAGTCGGATTATGGCGAGTAAACATCGAAACCACCACGACAACGCCGGGTGCCCGCATTGACGAATTCCGTTGCAAAGATGACATTTACATCTTGTTCAATCCCTTCTGTCGAGGTTCCCTATTCTTTAATTACCatattttgatagaaaatcaaaaacttttaATATCATATCTTGTAACAGAGGACTCTGTCTACTTGGACGACGAAGAACTACGAAGGGAGTATGTAATGAACGACACTGGAAAAGTGTTTGTTGGTACCCACCATCGTCCCAAAGGTCGCCGCTGGATCTACGGACAGTTCTCTGATGTTGCCTTACCAGCAGCCCAGCTTTTGCTAGGCCAGTCTGGTCTCAACCCAACGGAAAGAGGCAATCCCATCCAAGTTGTCCGTGCCATCGCTTCAATCGTAACCAACACcattttcaaagtttttcttctcgtttgtAGTAATCTAAATATTGAACTGGACAGATCAATGCCAACGAAGGCTTTGGATTGTTGGAAGGCAAATGGGAGGGCTCATTCGAAGATGGAGTTTGTCCATGGGTATGGACAGGAAGTTCCAAAATCTTCGAGCACTATCTACGCAACGGATCTAAGCCAGTCAAATACGGGCAGTGTTGGGTTTTCGCTGCCGTGGCTACTTCAAGTAttgatatttaaatagttTAAGTATTCAAGAAACTCACTTTAACAATCTGCAGTCTTCCGAGCTTTGGGTATTCCTTCTCGTCCCGTTACCAATTTCGTCTCTGCACGTGACACCAATCACACTCTGTCGGTTGACAAGTATTTCGATGTCTTCGGAGATGAGATGAAAGGTGGCCCAGATGGTGACAATCAAGATGCCATCTGGAACTTCCACGCTTGGTAGAACAAGAGATAGTAGATGTAAAGTTAAAGTTTTTAACTGATTATTGATTGACTTAAAAAGGACGGAAGTATGGATGTCACGCCCCGATCTCCAAACCGGTTGCAATGGCTGGCAGGCAGTTGACCCGACTCCTCCTCCTCAATACAGGCAGAACAACACCGGAGGTTGTCTagataaaattttattttgccaTAATAGAGTTGaacaaattcttttgtttgcgtaGCTGATCCCAAGAGCCGTGGGCCGTTGGCTATCGAAGCCTTCCGTCGAGGTCCATCTTCGGTTGAGTCTGTCCGTCGTGGAGAAATCGGACTTGCTTTTGATACTCCCTATGtataatgtttaaaatttaaccaATGCTTTCACAGACTAACCTTTTATTGGTTGATTTAAGTTGTTTGCGGAAGTCAACGCTGAAGTCACTCACTTCCAAGAAGACGAGACGTCTCATTGGGGATTCAAGAAGATCCCCGTCAACAACTATCAGTAAAcaaaaaccttaaaaaatcTTATTCGATTAACTAAAATTCAAAAGCTGATCATTAGGGTTGGCCGTATGATTTTGACGAAGCGACCGGGAGCTGATGACGATGTAAGCGATGCCGACGTGGAAGATATCACTTGCCTTTACAAGACTTTCGATCATGTGTCCCGCTACCAAAGGCAATCCGATGGATGTTTCAATGCCCActttagtaatttttgaatagTAGTTTCTTTTTAATTCACAAGTTAATCAATGGCTTACCTTCAaagaccaagggctgtcaTCGCCATACTTGGAAAGGAGAGACAGGGACAGGGATATGATCCCTTATCCAGGAACATCCGTGCGTCGACTAAGTGCGGTGGACATCGCTCGCAAACCCTGGTACGATGAATCCCGTCATCCAGTGGATTCCGGAAACACAGCTGCCGATCGTATGTCAGCCATGAACGCAGCTCGTAGTGTTGAACGAGCTCAGCCCATGTTTGATTCCCGAACACCCAATGACGACGTTCACTTTGATTTGGTTGAGCAAGAAAAAGTTGCATGGGGACAGCCCTTCAATCTGCAAGTTCTCATGcaggtatttaaaaaatcagatAACTCTGTTCAAAACACACTAATTCAAATTCGATGTCAATGCATTTCAGAACCGTACTCAAGAAATGCGAACCATCACGATATACCTATGTGCCAATTCCGTCTATTACACAGGAGTTACTGCTCGCCGTCTTGGTCGCGTCGATCGCCAGTTTGTTCTTCAACCTGGAAGCCGTGAGTTTTCGTTTTTCTGTAGTCATTAAAGAACAGTTTGCTGACCTATCGTTTGCTATTCTCAATAGGAGAAACTATTCAGCTCCGTGTAAGCTGGGACGAATACCGTGACAGGGTTGTCGACTACGGCCACATTAAGATCTACGCCATGGCTTCAGTGCAAGAGACGAAGCAATCCTGGAGCACCGAAGACGACTTCCAGCTCGAGAAACCAAAGCTGGATATTCAGGTAAATCAGGCCGAAATATATTACCTGTCcaaacaatttatttttcacgaagaagaaaatttcaatttcaattcttttcaCCAGGTTCGAGGAAATCCTCAGATAGGCCAGGATTGCTTCGCCACTTTCTCTTTCATGAATCCCGTGTCAGTTACCCTGACAGAATGCGAGTTCACATTTGAAGGAACCGGTCTTGTTCGTGCCCAAACAGTAAAATACCGGTGAGTTAACACCTAACGAATTTGCATTAGAATGGAAACATTTGACTGATATTcgaacatttcaaaaattaccaTTAGTGACGTTAAACCGGGTGAGATGATCAGCTTCGTTCAAAAGTTCCTTCCTCGGTTTATTGGTGAACGCAAACTGGTTGCAACGTTCAACTCCCGTGAACTGGGTGATATTGTCGGCTCTCGTCCAATTCATGTCCGTGAGTAAGACACGACAGTCTCGCACAATCAAATTGCGAAAACCCCAACGACATAACATTTTGAGCTTCGAACTTGGACTGCccttaaaaaaagaactttgcAAATTAGTAAAATGACTTTCTGGCTTTTGACGATATGCATATTAATAGTCTTAAGTTCCTGTCATTATATTAACTGCCATTTAAACGCTCTATTTTCCTCCATTTTCTACCGCTGTATGGTTTAGGTTGTTGACATTTGTTGTTATTCTAACTTTCTCGGTGACGGTGTACTCAGCAGGAATAAATTTTCGCCAAGCAGATTTCTCGTGTTTTACTTGTCATtgcttgatttttttgttttaatatcTGATTACTTGAGTAGGCGACGCAacctaaaaaaacaaaaacattagCAAACCATCGCGTAAGCATCATGCATATCATTAACTGATTTGATAAAGCGTGAAAATGATTAAAATGAGTGTTCCACGGACAACAGTCGGCTTTCTATGCTCACAAATTCTAATATTTTATGCAGGTTTGAAAGCGTTTCCCTATTTTAATATGCCCCTAGATTTTAGCTATGCCCTACAtacgttttttcttctacctGCCGACAGTTTTCACTGGTtgactttttcctttcttacGACTTTTACTTTCCATTATTCTGCGACTGACGGAAGAACTTGAAATGGCATTAGAAAATCGGTGAAATCAAATAGAAAGTAAATGTTTGAAGCATTAGTTTTTTTAATCCTTCAAGTTTTGATACCAGATTAACTTTCCCCCTTTCTACtaatattagaaaaaaattgaaattcgATTAGAAATTTCGTGAAATCGAAAATTCGCAATCCCAgcaaatttcaaatcattgTGCCattcaaaacaatttctttcATCCTTTTGCTGCATAGTAAGAGGTACTGGCACGTAAAAATTAAGTCGTGACAGTCTAATGTCATCAATTAAGGTTCCAGTTTTTACTCACCTCTCTTTGTCACAAATCCGGTCCGGGGAACGGCAGTATATAAAAAGCCGGTTGTCATCACCGTCTTCTTAGCATTCAACATATGTGAACTCTTCTTGTCGGTCTTGACTTCCACGGTACCTGCAACCAAAAGTTAattaaataagaaagaaatgcAGGTTAAGCTGACTTCCACAGCTTTTTTCCTGGCCATCCTTGTGACATTCACTCTTGATAGTGCCCACTCGGACGCATTCCTCACACATGAAATTCATCGTAAGTCACAGCCGACCATCGATAGAGAATCTTCCGTCAGCGTGAAAAGTGCGACATTTGCCAAACGTGAGATTCGTGATGTACCAGTTCGAACCGATTTAAGTCCACCTCTACTCGGAGAATTTTCGCCGATTGACGTGAACGATCCCGAAGTCAAGGAGATTGCCGATTTTGCTACGACGGCGATCTCTGCCAGCAGCACCGCTGGGCCGTTTCGGCTAATCAGGATAGTCAAGGCCGCATCACAAGTAGGCATCGGTGCCGTCAATTTCAAGTTGACTTTGGAGGTTGACGGTGCTGATGAAAAGCATATGCGTTGCGAAGTGGTGGTTTTTGACCAATCGCTAGTGAAATCATGGACTTCCATTTGTTTTCCCATTGAAAATGCACCAGTGAAGACGATAGAGGAACATAATCCTGATTCCCGTCTTCCATTCTTACGCGGCTACTCTCCGATTGATACAAACGACGCAGAAGTAAAGGAAATTGCTAGATTTGCAAATGTTGCAATTTCGGGCGCGACAAATTCGGGCCCGTTACAATTAGTCAACATAATCAAAGCTGAGGTGGAAGTGGTGGCTggcaaaaactacaaactGGTTCTGGAGCTGGACGGGTCTGAAGGAGAAAGCGACGTTTGTGAAGTGGTGGTCTTCgaccaaccatggaccaatacGCGCATATTAAGCAAATACAATTGCTTACCAATCAGAACTAAATCGACAGCAACGGACAATGAGGTTAGACTAAATGAACCTCGACTACCTGCTGCTGAATTATTTTCTTCGACGGACAGTTCTTTGCATAACAAACGTGAAATTTCTGGTTTGGTCCAATCTGATACAAGTCCACTTCCACCTGGTGGGTTTATGCCGATTAATGTGAACGACAATGAAGTGAAAGAGATTGCAGAATTCGCCAGTAATGCTATATCAGCCAGAACTAACGCCGGTCCTATTACTGTGGTCGACATAGTCATGGCTGAATCACAAGTTGTTGCTGGAAAAAACTATAAACTCACTTTGGAACTGGGCGGCAGTGCTAGAAAAAAACACCTTTGCGAAGTTTTGGTTTTCGACCAATCTTGGACAAATACTCGCATACTAAGCGAATTCAACTGTTCACCAATCCGAACCACAGTTGACGTAGAAGAATCGCGTCCGACTGCTGATGGGTTCCCCTTGTTCAATCTTGACGACCCCTCTCACAAAAAACCTGACATTCTTGCAAGTTCATTCCGACTGAATAGAATTCCCGTCATACCAGCTGGATTCTCATCCATTGAAGTAAATGATGCTAAAGCAGACTTGGCAAAATCGGGAGCCTTCAAACTGATGAAGGCCATCACTTTCTGGggacgaaaaaaagaaaaagcacaGAGGTAAATGAAGATCacagggaaagaaaagaaaaaaccgaAATTCAATTGTATCGCTATTACCACAAATGCGTTATCAGTCAAGAGAAAGCTGTTCCTGGTGCTGCAGCTTTGTCGTCCTAACCCCACCTACATTTATTCGCTACACATGACCTACTGTGGTCTTACTTCTAACCAATCTGTAAATGAGTAGCCGcaataaaaatcttttttagCTAAAATATTATTTGTCTTACCAATGATTTATTCTTGTAAGTACTATGCACTAACGTAACCCGTATTCACGTCAGCTTGATTATCTACGACAATCCGTAAGTACCGGAAGAAACTCTTGATGGCGTTCGAATCCTGTCGGTAATTAAGACCAAGAACCTGCCTAAAATGGATTGCCGCCGCCCCAATGGGTCAAAGAATCAAAGGTTTTGGGGCTTGTTGGAAGAACAAAGAATTTTCACGGCCGTAAAACAGCAATAATTGTAATCCTATTGGAAGATCTATTGAGATGGATGGCTCAAAGAAATGGAAATTACAATGTATTATAGTATTATAATGATGAGCACAGCGATAACGGACATCTTTATCAGGTTTAGATGACGGTATGTTGTATACGAGATGGAAAGACGACATACCTATTTCAATCGCTGTCGGACATTTCGCTCGATTCAGGTTCGCTTTCCATATCTTCATCCtcgctttcttcttttttactcttctttttctcggCTTTTTTACTGGTTGCCTTGGACTTCTTCTTAGAGGCACCTTCGGACGCTGAAGACGATTCATCGGTACTTATGTATTCTTTGCTTTTGAAATCACCAGGAGATGATTTAACTGGAGATGGCTTCGCAGACTTGGTAGGCGTTTTG
Proteins encoded in this region:
- the LOC116921991 gene encoding hemocyte protein-glutamine gamma-glutamyltransferase; its protein translation is MSSPMNQSGSPGMLRRSTMNQQGSPIMLRHSMSGNSGLNNLAHSSSFSRRINDQDGMGNNAGARSGGNSAAYRASLVSHYAEDLDRRRRAERAVEEKLTDGMPSDNLKIDSVELFARDNAREHRTDRYEAVLDSGREIGSPSTMAMSRSMTNMASMPSMDYRASSSPSTAVLRRGQPFFMAVRMKDRSFDPRRDVLRAVFTFGPNPQVTKGSKVVLPFRMNQREFTRAPQKWDMRVHQHEGFNIALQIHIPANALVGLWRVNIETTTTTPGARIDEFRCKDDIYILFNPFCREDSVYLDDEELRREYVMNDTGKVFVGTHHRPKGRRWIYGQFSDVALPAAQLLLGQSGLNPTERGNPIQVVRAIASIINANEGFGLLEGKWEGSFEDGVCPWVWTGSSKIFEHYLRNGSKPVKYGQCWVFAAVATSIFRALGIPSRPVTNFVSARDTNHTLSVDKYFDVFGDEMKGGPDGDNQDAIWNFHAWTEVWMSRPDLQTGCNGWQAVDPTPPPQYRQNNTGADPKSRGPLAIEAFRRGPSSVESVRRGEIGLAFDTPYLFAEVNAEVTHFQEDETSHWGFKKIPVNNYQVGRMILTKRPGADDDVSDADVEDITCLYKTFDHVSRYQRQSDGCFNAHFNQGLSSPYLERRDRDRDMIPYPGTSVRRLSAVDIARKPWYDESRHPVDSGNTAADRMSAMNAARSVERAQPMFDSRTPNDDVHFDLVEQEKVAWGQPFNLQVLMQNRTQEMRTITIYLCANSVYYTGVTARRLGRVDRQFVLQPGSRETIQLRVSWDEYRDRVVDYGHIKIYAMASVQETKQSWSTEDDFQLEKPKLDIQVRGNPQIGQDCFATFSFMNPVSVTLTECEFTFEGTGLVRAQTVKYRDVKPGEMISFVQKFLPRFIGERKLVATFNSRELGDIVGSRPIHVRE
- the LOC116922003 gene encoding uncharacterized protein LOC116922003; amino-acid sequence: MQVKLTSTAFFLAILVTFTLDSAHSDAFLTHEIHRKSQPTIDRESSVSVKSATFAKREIRDVPVRTDLSPPLLGEFSPIDVNDPEVKEIADFATTAISASSTAGPFRLIRIVKAASQVGIGAVNFKLTLEVDGADEKHMRCEVVVFDQSLVKSWTSICFPIENAPVKTIEEHNPDSRLPFLRGYSPIDTNDAEVKEIARFANVAISGATNSGPLQLVNIIKAEVEVVAGKNYKLVLELDGSEGESDVCEVVVFDQPWTNTRILSKYNCLPIRTKSTATDNEVRLNEPRLPAAELFSSTDSSLHNKREISGLVQSDTSPLPPGGFMPINVNDNEVKEIAEFASNAISARTNAGPITVVDIVMAESQVVAGKNYKLTLELGGSARKKHLCEVLVFDQSWTNTRILSEFNCSPIRTTVDVEESRPTADGFPLFNLDDPSHKKPDILASSFRLNRIPVIPAGFSSIEVNDAKADLAKSGAFKLMKAITFWGRKKEKAQR